CAGCGAGCCATACGTTTTCGCCTGACGGTATTCGGGTAGCTGCTCATAGTCAAATGTGATACCCAAAACCTCACGCAAAACAAAGAATCCCTGTTGAACGGCGTATTCATCGTGCTTTAGCAGCCCATGCAGCCAGTCCGTGATAAGCGCCCCGTTCAGTACGGTATGTCCAGCCATGATCCGGCTGGTGGAGGTGTTTGTAATACTGAGCGACAGCTTCACATAAGCGCGCTCCGGTGTCGTTCGGTTGGACAATGTGCGGATCGACTGCTGCGCCTGATACACATCGCTTGCTTCACCGAGCCATATGATCTGTTGCTCCGCCAGCTCTTGATGGAAGCGGGGCAAAATGACCTGCTGCCACTGCCACGGATGCACAGGCATGAGCCGATAAGCCTCCGGTTGCTGACCATAGCTGGTCAACAAGGCTTGGAAGCGTGCAAATTCGCCTTCTCCCAGTTCCTGGCGAATAAATGCTTCATCATCAATCGCCTGCGATTGCCCGGCCCGGCTGTGGCTTTTGGCAATGGCCAGCCACACAGGACGAATCGGCTGCTTGAACTCGGGGCCATACTGCTCATTATCTGTCAGCGTGAATCCAATCCTGGATTTATAGCATGGATGATACGGATGGCCGTCTCCCAAATTGCCTTCCAGCTCATCATATCGACGCTGGTCATCTGCGAGAGATGGCGCTGTCAAATAACTTTGCGCCTGCACATCTTTGAGCAAAGTTTGCTCCAGCTCTTCTATAAAGCGTTGAAGTCGCTCTCCCTGCTGTGCGGCGCTGAGGACTTCGTTCGCAAAATCTGCCAGCGCAGCCGTCGTTTCGCTTCCGTCTGTCCCGACCCGTATGACTGGAATACGAGCCAGCCGAATACGCCCAAAGCTGTCCATTCGTTTTCCAACAGAACGATATTGAACGGGCTGCCCTGTAGTGTTCTTGCCGTATAATATATAATGCTGGCAGCCATCTTCCACAGCATCGTCGCGAGTGTCATAGGGCAAAATTTCTTCATATAACAATGCCTGAATCAGTTGTCGGATGATGCGCTGCTCCACCTGTACAAAGGCATCTGAACGAAGCGCTTGAATAAAGCGCTGAGTGGTCGAAGCGGTGCCAGAGGAAGTTGCAGAAAGATTGCTTGTGGGCAAGTTATCTGAATTGTTAGTTCCAGAATTATTAGTTACTGAATTGTTAGTTCCAGGAATGTTCGTTATCGTCATGAAGTCACCTCACGAATCTGAATTGGATTAGGAATCGGGATAAACGAAGGTGTATCCCCTCTGGATTGAAAGCAGCTTATAAAATTGGCTTTGGCAGGCAGTGCAGGATTAGTCAATAAATCCTGGATATAGGCAGCTAGACGTACACGAGCGTCTGCACCTTGCTTCGAGCCTGTTTCCCGTTCCTGTTGTACTTGTACTTCTTCCTGTGCTTCTAGTTGCTCCTTTAATTGCTCCAGCACCTTGCGAACCACTCCCCAATACTCCTGCTCACTATGCTGTTGATGAACCGCAAGGGCATGAATCAAAGCACCCAAGTGATTCACAAAAAAATAATAGCGGGTACGCAGCCACGGCTCTTGTGCACCATATAGGACAGGACTATCCTCAGAAATCAGTGAACCGATCCATCCGGCTGCCTCAGCCTGTTCACGCACAATACTCACACCCTCCAAATCACGTACATAGTAGCATTCCGGCCTTCCGTCCTGAAGGGACAGGAGCGAATTTTGCACATGGGCTTCGAAGGCGATCCCTTTCACCGCAAGCAAACGTAGCATGGGTACCATGGATACGTGGAGATACCGTTCCAGCCATGCTGACAGGTTCGGCTGCTCTCCAACGTTACTCGGAGAATGGTCCCGAATCACTCCAATCAGCCGCGGCTCCTGTTCACCCGGCAGCGGCTCCAGCAAGGATGCCATGACATAGGTTGATTCAGCGTTCAAGTCCATCGGACGGTAGAGAACTGTAAACTGGTCCGACAGCTGCTCCAGCTCGTGAACCGCTGCTGTTCCTTCTTCTATCGCCACTGGACCAGACTCCTGTCCGGCATCATATTTTGCATCCGAACTTCCCGCCCATTCTGTCTCGTTATTCGGCTTGAAGCATACACGGCTATAACCCGTTTCTGTCAGCACCTTGAAGCCCTCGGATTGGATATGGGATGACCATTCGGCTGAAAGATCATGGATGACCTTCGCAGCGTCCAAGGTACGCCGAGCCTGTTCCTGCGTATTATCGCGCACCAGATTCGTAATTCGGACATGCAACGGCAGCTTGTAGCCATTTCCGGTTTCTATATTCCACACTGTTCTTATTGAAGAAGTCGGATAAAAAACAGGACCTAGCGCTCCCATAGGAATCAGCTGCCGCTGTCGTATCAGGCTTTGAATATACGGTTCCCGCAACACATGCTCAGCCTGCCAAGGGTGCATAGGCAACATACAATAGCGTTCCAACTCCTTTCCCCATTGGCGCTCGGCATGGAGCCGTACAGACGGGTCAATGGCGTCCCTGCGGTACTCTTCACCAATCCATTCCTCCTGCACGTTATCCTCATGAACCGCAAAGTAATACAGCTGGAACACCGCGCTCATCTCGGGACTGTATAATGAAAGCTCATCATCGGCAAAACCCTCCGTGCTTTTCGGAAAAGGATGAAAGGGATGTCCGATCAGCAAAGACTGTTCCGAGCGGACATACGCCAGCCGATCTCCCTTACTTGAGGATTCGGTCCTGCTCTCGCTTGCAAGCTTCAGATGCTTATCCATAAAAAGCGTCATTTTGTGCAGGCTGTTGCGAATGCGCTGCTTCATCTTTTGCTGCTCCGCTTCCCGCTGCTCGGGATTGGCGTGGTAGCCCAGCTCGTCCAGCAGCCATTGTATGATCTCATCCATCTCAAGCAGTCTGCCGGCTCCTTCTTCCTCCGCCTCGTACCACTCTTTCCCATACACATGTTGTCCGGTCGCAGAAAAATGAAGCAGCGTACCTCTGACCTGTCGCCCGGTCCGTGGCAGAATCACCCTCATATCCTGTGCCACCGCATCCATTCTCGGGTCAAATTGCTGCGTTTCCCGCAGATAGCTGTTAACCAAGGCTCGCAGTGTCGCTTGTTCCGCCCATATTCTACTCTTGGGCCGTTCTTCAGCGGCAGCGGAAGCCTCCTTTGATTGTGTCAGCATGTATTTATCCTCTCCCTTCCTGTTCAAGCTTTAGGTACAGACGCAGGCGCTTTCACTTCCGAGGCATCACGGGATGTACGACGCGCTTCTTTTTCAGGAAGGAATGCGGGTGGCTTGAGGAAAAAAGCGGCGGGAATCGTAAGTAAAATGAGTATGCTCATTCCAATAAAACCTTCCCGGATCGCTTGCAGCGTCCCCGTTTCCACCGAATACCCCGCCACCAGCAGCTGAGCCTTGCGAACCTCAAAATAAATCGAAATGACGACCATTCCAAGCGAGGAGGTCAGTCTGCGCATCACATTATTCATCGCCGAGCCTTGGGCTACAAGCTTATCGGGAATCGCATTCAATCCGGCGGTGGTGGCAGGCATATTGGACAGACCCAATCCAATTCCCCGCAGCATCATAAGGACAAAAATGACCCAGAGCGGTGAATGGAGCTGGAGCATACCGAGCAACGCTGTAGCCGCGCACGTGAGGATAAGTCCAGTGCTGATAATCCCTTTAGGCCCCTTGCGATCCAGTTGCTTGCCTGCAAGGGTGACGAACCAGCCTGTGCATATAGCAGAAGGCAAAAACACAAGTCCTGTCATCATGGCGTCATAGCCATATACTTGTTGAACCAGCATCGGAACCAGAAAAATGCTGCCAAACATCGCAATCGCCTGTACACTCGCCACGATTACGCTGAGGCTGTAGGTAGGTATTTTAAAAATGTGTACATTCAGCAAGGGCTGTTCCTTGATCAGCTCCATTCGTACAAATATCACCAGCAAAATCGCTCCGGCAAGGAACAGCAACATATGCAGCGGGTCAACTACATCTGCCGCCGTCGTTGTTCTGCCCAGCGCAAACAGAATGAATCCTACCCCCAAGGTGATCGTTATAAATCCGCTGCGATCAAAGGTGCGAGACAGATTGCCACGTGTGGCGGCCAAGTAGCGTATTCCCAGCAGCAATCCCAGCAATCCAGTTGGCACATTCATAAGGAAAAGTACCTGCCAGCTGCTGAGCGATAAAACAATTCCGCCAACTGTAGGCCCGAGCATCGGGGCGGCCATAATTGCAATCCCCCATATTCCCGTAACCCTGCCGCGTTCCTCCTTGGGAAAAGCTTCAAAAATCAGCGCCAGCGACAACGGAATCATCAGCCCGCCCGCTATCCCTTGCAGTCCACGACACATGATTACAGCGGCGAGCCCCCACGATATCGAACCGAGTAAGGAGCCTGTAACAAAAAGTGCAAGTCCACTCAGGTAGATTTTCTTTTTTCCAAAGCGATCCGCCAAATACCCGGTTAAAGGCATGGTCATCCCCATCGTGATTAGAAAAATGGTAATGAGCCAGCTCGCCGTGGCAGCGTTC
This DNA window, taken from Paenibacillus kribbensis, encodes the following:
- a CDS encoding IucA/IucC family protein, yielding MTITNIPGTNNSVTNNSGTNNSDNLPTSNLSATSSGTASTTQRFIQALRSDAFVQVEQRIIRQLIQALLYEEILPYDTRDDAVEDGCQHYILYGKNTTGQPVQYRSVGKRMDSFGRIRLARIPVIRVGTDGSETTAALADFANEVLSAAQQGERLQRFIEELEQTLLKDVQAQSYLTAPSLADDQRRYDELEGNLGDGHPYHPCYKSRIGFTLTDNEQYGPEFKQPIRPVWLAIAKSHSRAGQSQAIDDEAFIRQELGEGEFARFQALLTSYGQQPEAYRLMPVHPWQWQQVILPRFHQELAEQQIIWLGEASDVYQAQQSIRTLSNRTTPERAYVKLSLSITNTSTSRIMAGHTVLNGALITDWLHGLLKHDEYAVQQGFFVLREVLGITFDYEQLPEYRQAKTYGSLGTVWRESIHGYLQPDEDAIPFNGLCYVQKNGVPLIDPWVQQFGVEEWTRRVLEATISPLIHMLYAHGIGMESHGQNIILLHRNGQPTRVALKDFHDGVRFSVNHLTEPDQCPHLHPEPPSHARINRNSFIKTGNPEDVRDFTYDAFFFIAAAELAMFLAGHYQLDEQRFWQMSAQVIHDYQRQHPQHEERFRLFDLFAPTVQIEELMKRRLLGDEDLHFKPGINPLYAHREPQC
- a CDS encoding IucA/IucC family protein; amino-acid sequence: MLTQSKEASAAAEERPKSRIWAEQATLRALVNSYLRETQQFDPRMDAVAQDMRVILPRTGRQVRGTLLHFSATGQHVYGKEWYEAEEEGAGRLLEMDEIIQWLLDELGYHANPEQREAEQQKMKQRIRNSLHKMTLFMDKHLKLASESRTESSSKGDRLAYVRSEQSLLIGHPFHPFPKSTEGFADDELSLYSPEMSAVFQLYYFAVHEDNVQEEWIGEEYRRDAIDPSVRLHAERQWGKELERYCMLPMHPWQAEHVLREPYIQSLIRQRQLIPMGALGPVFYPTSSIRTVWNIETGNGYKLPLHVRITNLVRDNTQEQARRTLDAAKVIHDLSAEWSSHIQSEGFKVLTETGYSRVCFKPNNETEWAGSSDAKYDAGQESGPVAIEEGTAAVHELEQLSDQFTVLYRPMDLNAESTYVMASLLEPLPGEQEPRLIGVIRDHSPSNVGEQPNLSAWLERYLHVSMVPMLRLLAVKGIAFEAHVQNSLLSLQDGRPECYYVRDLEGVSIVREQAEAAGWIGSLISEDSPVLYGAQEPWLRTRYYFFVNHLGALIHALAVHQQHSEQEYWGVVRKVLEQLKEQLEAQEEVQVQQERETGSKQGADARVRLAAYIQDLLTNPALPAKANFISCFQSRGDTPSFIPIPNPIQIREVTS
- a CDS encoding MDR family MFS transporter yields the protein MKNHAVAKQWKVVITVMLGTFTVLLNNSSLNPAIPSFIKVFDTNAATASWLITIFLITMGMTMPLTGYLADRFGKKKIYLSGLALFVTGSLLGSISWGLAAVIMCRGLQGIAGGLMIPLSLALIFEAFPKEERGRVTGIWGIAIMAAPMLGPTVGGIVLSLSSWQVLFLMNVPTGLLGLLLGIRYLAATRGNLSRTFDRSGFITITLGVGFILFALGRTTTAADVVDPLHMLLFLAGAILLVIFVRMELIKEQPLLNVHIFKIPTYSLSVIVASVQAIAMFGSIFLVPMLVQQVYGYDAMMTGLVFLPSAICTGWFVTLAGKQLDRKGPKGIISTGLILTCAATALLGMLQLHSPLWVIFVLMMLRGIGLGLSNMPATTAGLNAIPDKLVAQGSAMNNVMRRLTSSLGMVVISIYFEVRKAQLLVAGYSVETGTLQAIREGFIGMSILILLTIPAAFFLKPPAFLPEKEARRTSRDASEVKAPASVPKA